From the Gallaecimonas mangrovi genome, one window contains:
- a CDS encoding ABC transporter permease, whose translation MQLTRLWAQIIKELLSLLRDPRSRVILVVPPLLQLCIFAFAATLEVKNADVALFSQDQGAPAVRLVNAISHASFVGKVIEVQGQQQLRSLLDNRQVLLAVHIPQDYSRKLLLGKTGQVQVLLDGRRANAAQIAFGYLQQIASGLNSQIDPVALRHHFNPNLLYRWFVVPGLAGILAMFIALVVTALSIARERELGTFDQLLVSPSTPLEIIIAKCLPAVLVGSMLGLTMVLAARFVFAVPFSGHALWLLLSLLVFILSIVGIGLMISALAATQQQAILGAFAVGVPMILMSGFATPVENMPSTLQWIAQMLPLTHFLVIVQGSFLKALPVAVIIQHLWPMALAALVSLSLATVMVKSRLQ comes from the coding sequence ATGCAACTTACCCGCCTGTGGGCACAAATCATCAAAGAATTATTAAGCCTGTTACGCGACCCTCGCTCACGGGTTATTTTGGTGGTGCCGCCGCTATTGCAGCTTTGTATCTTTGCCTTCGCAGCCACCTTGGAAGTAAAGAACGCTGACGTTGCGCTTTTTAGCCAGGACCAAGGCGCACCAGCGGTACGGCTAGTTAACGCCATCAGCCATGCCAGCTTTGTCGGTAAGGTCATTGAGGTGCAAGGCCAGCAGCAGCTGCGTTCACTGCTGGATAACCGCCAGGTGTTACTGGCAGTGCACATTCCACAAGATTATTCACGCAAGCTGTTATTAGGGAAAACCGGGCAAGTACAGGTGTTGCTAGATGGCCGCCGAGCTAACGCCGCGCAAATTGCCTTTGGCTATTTACAACAGATTGCCAGCGGCCTAAATAGCCAGATAGACCCCGTGGCGCTGCGCCATCACTTCAACCCGAATTTATTGTACCGCTGGTTTGTGGTACCGGGGCTGGCGGGTATTTTAGCGATGTTTATTGCTTTGGTGGTCACCGCATTGTCAATTGCCAGAGAACGGGAACTGGGCACCTTTGACCAGCTGTTGGTATCACCCAGTACACCGCTTGAAATTATTATTGCCAAGTGTTTACCAGCGGTACTGGTGGGCAGCATGCTCGGGCTTACCATGGTACTGGCCGCCCGCTTCGTTTTTGCGGTGCCCTTTAGCGGCCATGCGCTTTGGCTACTGTTGTCATTGCTGGTGTTTATTTTGTCCATTGTAGGGATAGGGCTAATGATTTCGGCACTGGCTGCTACCCAGCAACAAGCCATTCTTGGCGCCTTTGCGGTAGGGGTACCGATGATTTTAATGTCAGGGTTTGCAACCCCGGTCGAAAACATGCCCAGCACCTTGCAATGGATTGCGCAAATGTTACCGCTGACACATTTTTTGGTGATTGTTCAAGGTAGCTTTCTAAAAGCCCTACCGGTGGCCGTTATCATCCAGCATCTGTGGCCAATGGCACTGGCGGCACTGGTCAGCTTAAGCCTTGCCACCGTCATGGTAAAAAGCCGCCTGCAATAA
- a CDS encoding ABC transporter permease, translating into MISLRRLGALIKKESLQVVRDPAAILIAFVLPVILLFLFAYAVSLDIRDINIGVVAQSDSAKAQHLAGAFAASRYFRVHPERQRQTAQQQLSAGHIRGYVVIPADFDKRLALARPPYLQVITDGSQPNTANFVAIYAQGVVSQWLGVSPSTELTPRIWYNPELESRRFLVPGAIAIIMTMIGTLLTALVLAREWERGTMEALLATPATVVEILLGKLLPYFLLGLLATAGAALLAITVFKVPLAGSWLSLLVLSAVFLIPALGQGLVISALAKNQFIAAQMALFTGFLPAFLLSGFIFEIDSMPAPIRWLTHIIAARYFIESLQTVFLVGDLWPLFFKDMGAMALIGLAFFTIARLKTHKSLEG; encoded by the coding sequence ATGATCAGCCTTCGCCGTCTGGGCGCGCTAATTAAAAAGGAAAGTTTGCAAGTGGTTCGCGACCCGGCCGCCATTTTAATTGCCTTCGTGCTGCCGGTGATTTTGCTGTTTTTGTTTGCTTATGCGGTGTCATTGGATATTCGCGACATCAATATTGGCGTAGTGGCACAGTCAGACAGTGCCAAGGCCCAGCATCTTGCTGGCGCCTTTGCCGCCAGCCGCTATTTTCGGGTACACCCCGAACGGCAACGCCAAACCGCCCAGCAACAGCTAAGCGCCGGGCACATTCGTGGTTATGTGGTGATCCCCGCTGACTTTGATAAAAGGCTGGCCTTAGCTCGGCCACCTTATCTGCAAGTGATCACCGACGGCAGTCAGCCCAATACCGCTAACTTTGTCGCCATTTACGCCCAAGGGGTGGTTAGCCAGTGGCTAGGGGTGAGCCCCAGTACCGAACTGACACCCCGCATTTGGTATAACCCAGAGCTAGAAAGCCGCCGCTTTCTGGTACCAGGAGCCATTGCCATTATCATGACCATGATTGGCACCCTATTAACCGCGCTGGTACTGGCAAGGGAATGGGAAAGAGGCACCATGGAAGCCCTGCTGGCTACCCCGGCAACGGTGGTAGAGATTTTGCTGGGTAAGCTGCTGCCCTACTTCCTTTTGGGTTTACTGGCAACGGCGGGGGCGGCACTACTGGCCATAACCGTGTTTAAGGTGCCCCTGGCCGGGAGCTGGCTAAGCCTTTTGGTTTTGTCAGCGGTATTTTTGATCCCCGCCTTGGGCCAGGGTTTGGTGATTTCAGCGTTGGCAAAAAACCAATTTATTGCCGCGCAGATGGCACTTTTCACCGGCTTTTTACCGGCCTTTTTATTGTCGGGTTTTATCTTTGAAATTGATTCGATGCCTGCCCCTATCCGCTGGCTGACCCACATTATTGCCGCTCGCTACTTTATCGAATCGTTGCAAACGGTGTTTTTGGTAGGGGACCTCTGGCCACTATTTTTTAAAGACATGGGTGCCATGGCGCTAATTGGCTTGGCGTTTTTTACCATAGCCCGCTTAAAAACCCATAAGAGCCTGGAGGGTTAA
- a CDS encoding ATP-binding cassette domain-containing protein encodes MSAICFERLQKAFGSTQALKSISANIKPGMLTGLAGPDGAGKTTLIRLMAGLLHPDAGTLEVAGLIPDKSPALTGKVGYMPQRFGLYEDLSVIENLNLYADLKSLPLARRQSAIDELLTFTKLATFTGRLAGKLSGGMKQKLGLACALMGKPDVLLLDEPGVGVDPVSRQDLWRMVNALTDQGMAVLWATAYLDEAARCEEVLLLNSGEIAYQGPPQHLTDRLKGRCFRLLNPAINKRQLLAKALDLPAVRDGVIEGDALRLVLSAGQNASALTELGGEVSAVAPRFEDAFIDLLGGGPGGHSALADTMEPIARQDTAVVKCHHLSRRFGDFVATNNANFTVQQGQIFGLLGPNGAGKSTTFKMLCGLLKPSTGEAEVMGMSLASAPSKAKAKLGYMAQKFSLYGLLSVAQNLRFSAGVYGLKGKQKRQRITSMVASFGLAPFLNDAPDMLSLGFKQRLALACALMHRPPILFLDEPTSGVDPLTRREFWNHINGLVRKGVTVLVTTHFMDEAEYCDTVALMYKGNIIALDSPDNLKAKAASDSMEAAFIKLINAAEQP; translated from the coding sequence ATGAGCGCGATTTGCTTTGAACGGTTGCAAAAGGCCTTTGGCAGCACCCAAGCCTTAAAAAGCATTAGTGCCAACATTAAGCCCGGCATGCTCACCGGCCTTGCCGGGCCAGACGGGGCCGGTAAAACCACACTAATTCGGTTGATGGCAGGTCTATTACACCCCGATGCGGGCACCCTTGAGGTAGCAGGCTTGATACCGGATAAGAGCCCGGCATTAACCGGTAAAGTCGGTTACATGCCGCAGCGTTTTGGCCTTTACGAAGACTTGTCAGTTATAGAAAATCTCAACCTCTATGCCGACCTTAAATCCCTGCCGCTGGCCCGCCGGCAAAGTGCCATTGACGAGCTTCTCACCTTCACCAAATTGGCCACTTTTACCGGCCGCTTGGCAGGTAAGTTGTCCGGTGGCATGAAACAAAAGCTAGGTCTTGCCTGCGCCTTAATGGGCAAACCCGACGTGCTGCTGCTGGACGAGCCCGGAGTGGGGGTCGATCCGGTTAGTCGCCAGGATCTTTGGCGCATGGTAAACGCCTTAACCGACCAAGGCATGGCGGTACTCTGGGCGACCGCCTATTTAGATGAAGCGGCGCGCTGTGAAGAAGTGCTACTGCTAAACAGCGGCGAAATTGCCTACCAAGGGCCACCACAGCATCTAACCGACCGACTCAAAGGCCGCTGTTTTCGCTTGCTAAATCCCGCCATTAACAAACGGCAACTGCTGGCCAAAGCTCTTGATTTGCCGGCGGTGCGAGATGGAGTGATAGAAGGCGATGCCCTGCGGCTGGTACTAAGCGCAGGCCAAAACGCCAGCGCCCTTACCGAGCTAGGCGGCGAGGTATCCGCGGTTGCACCGCGCTTTGAAGACGCATTTATCGACCTGTTAGGGGGTGGCCCTGGTGGTCACTCAGCCCTGGCTGACACCATGGAGCCCATTGCCCGGCAGGATACGGCGGTGGTGAAATGCCACCATCTTAGCCGCCGCTTTGGCGATTTCGTTGCCACCAACAACGCCAATTTCACCGTACAGCAAGGGCAAATTTTTGGTCTGCTTGGCCCCAACGGGGCCGGTAAGTCCACCACCTTCAAAATGCTTTGTGGGCTGTTAAAGCCATCAACTGGCGAAGCGGAAGTCATGGGAATGAGTCTGGCCTCTGCCCCCAGTAAAGCCAAAGCCAAGCTCGGCTACATGGCGCAAAAATTCTCGCTTTATGGGCTGTTGTCAGTGGCGCAGAACCTGCGCTTTAGTGCCGGCGTTTACGGGCTAAAGGGCAAGCAAAAACGCCAGCGCATCACCAGCATGGTGGCAAGCTTTGGCCTGGCCCCTTTTCTCAACGACGCTCCCGACATGCTGTCACTGGGATTTAAACAGCGCCTTGCCCTGGCCTGCGCCTTGATGCACCGGCCACCTATTTTGTTTTTAGATGAACCCACCTCTGGCGTTGACCCCTTAACTCGCCGCGAATTTTGGAACCACATTAATGGCTTGGTGCGAAAAGGGGTCACGGTGCTGGTTACCACGCACTTTATGGACGAGGCCGAATACTGCGATACGGTGGCGCTGATGTATAAGGGCAACATCATTGCTCTGGACAGCCCAGATAACCTTAAAGCCAAAGCGGCAAGCGACAGTATGGAAGCGGCTTTTATTAAGCTTATTAACGCGGCAGAGCAGCCATGA
- the hlyD gene encoding secretion protein HlyD — MKKPLIALLVLVILAAAGYGGYRYSQQDKGPLTLYGNVDIRELSLAFRQSGRLASMALQEGDSVQAGQQVATLDNQPFQDALAAAKAKALQAKANLDKLEAGNRRQQIDQAQATLNQTQAVLGDRKREFNRQQGLAKTGATSQQSLDSARYAYVEALANRNSAKANLSLLEEGARVEDIEAAKAALAAANASVAQAQTALDDTKLIAPSAAVVLSRIVEPGAMVTSASPVYNLALRNPVYIRAYVSEVNLGKVPPGTPVTISTDSSTKTYQGQVGFVSAKAEFTPKSVQTEDLRTDLVYRLRIVVTQGDNSLQQGMPVTITLDH; from the coding sequence ATGAAAAAGCCGCTTATCGCACTGTTGGTCTTGGTGATACTCGCGGCTGCCGGTTATGGCGGTTATCGTTACAGCCAGCAAGACAAAGGCCCACTTACCTTGTACGGCAATGTCGACATTCGCGAGCTTTCCCTGGCCTTTCGCCAAAGCGGCCGCCTGGCCAGCATGGCACTGCAAGAAGGCGACAGCGTACAAGCCGGGCAGCAAGTCGCCACCTTAGACAACCAACCCTTCCAAGATGCCCTGGCAGCCGCAAAAGCCAAAGCACTGCAGGCCAAGGCTAACCTCGACAAGCTCGAAGCCGGTAACCGCCGTCAACAGATTGACCAAGCCCAAGCGACTCTTAATCAAACCCAAGCAGTGCTGGGCGATCGCAAGCGTGAATTTAACCGCCAGCAAGGCCTGGCAAAAACCGGCGCCACCAGTCAGCAAAGTCTCGACAGTGCCCGTTATGCCTATGTTGAGGCGTTGGCCAACCGCAACTCAGCCAAAGCCAATTTATCGTTGTTAGAAGAAGGCGCCAGGGTAGAAGACATTGAAGCGGCCAAAGCAGCGCTCGCGGCAGCCAATGCCAGTGTTGCCCAGGCGCAAACGGCCTTGGACGACACTAAACTCATTGCCCCTTCTGCGGCCGTGGTACTTAGCCGCATTGTCGAACCTGGTGCCATGGTGACCAGCGCTAGCCCGGTTTATAACTTAGCGCTGCGTAACCCGGTATACATTCGCGCTTACGTGTCGGAAGTAAACCTTGGCAAGGTGCCACCAGGCACCCCGGTCACCATCAGTACCGACAGTTCCACTAAAACCTACCAAGGCCAGGTGGGCTTTGTATCAGCCAAGGCAGAATTCACCCCAAAATCGGTGCAAACCGAGGATCTACGTACCGACTTGGTTTACCGGCTGCGTATTGTGGTTACCCAAGGCGACAACAGCCTGCAACAAGGCATGCCGGTGACCATTACGTTGGACCACTGA
- a CDS encoding CerR family C-terminal domain-containing protein gives MADSNRGDITRDALIQTATRVFAEDGFHGVSTRTIANEAGVNQALIGYHFGNKEGLYQAVFQSIGTTIAKNLDPLRAAIDQALSNASTNLTPAERQRRYLPFLEQIIDRMLSLLLSGETEYWAQLIVREQQAPSAAFNQLYQQLMEPILQVLSRVLGQLRPELSTAQQGMLAMTLLGQILVWRFARAAAFRYLNWQQTPDVEGIKTMLHQNLLRLVQGDR, from the coding sequence ATGGCCGACAGTAACCGCGGCGATATCACCCGCGACGCGCTCATTCAAACCGCTACCCGTGTGTTCGCTGAAGATGGCTTTCACGGCGTCAGTACCCGTACCATCGCCAACGAAGCCGGCGTTAACCAAGCACTGATCGGCTATCACTTCGGCAATAAAGAGGGCCTTTACCAAGCGGTATTTCAAAGCATTGGCACCACCATTGCCAAGAACCTTGACCCACTTAGGGCGGCCATCGACCAAGCCCTTAGCAACGCCTCAACCAACCTCACGCCAGCGGAGCGCCAAAGGCGCTACCTGCCGTTTTTAGAGCAGATCATCGACCGAATGCTGAGCCTGCTGCTAAGCGGCGAAACCGAATACTGGGCACAACTGATTGTGCGTGAGCAGCAAGCCCCAAGCGCCGCTTTTAACCAGCTCTATCAGCAGTTGATGGAACCCATATTGCAGGTGTTAAGCCGGGTATTGGGCCAACTACGCCCCGAGCTAAGCACCGCACAACAGGGCATGTTAGCAATGACATTATTGGGCCAAATTCTGGTGTGGCGTTTTGCTCGCGCCGCAGCATTTCGCTACCTCAATTGGCAACAAACACCTGACGTGGAAGGCATCAAAACCATGTTGCATCAAAACCTGTTAAGGCTTGTCCAAGGAGATAGGTGA
- a CDS encoding cytochrome b — protein MTHTFPGIIRVLHWLMAAAIFTMLFVGAGMVATVSTRHTWLYALHKPLGIAILVLAILRLVVRLTSKTPPLPADLPYFMALVAKGSQVLLYALMIAMPLIGWLMLSAGGYPVSLGGGIALPDLVDKSDSLYALLRPLHTELAYCLLLLVLGHLGAALFHGLIRRDGVLASMTFSRKS, from the coding sequence ATGACCCACACCTTTCCCGGCATTATTCGCGTCCTGCACTGGCTGATGGCGGCCGCCATTTTCACCATGCTTTTTGTCGGCGCCGGTATGGTGGCCACCGTATCCACCCGCCACACCTGGCTTTATGCACTGCACAAACCCTTAGGCATTGCTATTTTGGTGCTGGCCATACTGCGCTTGGTGGTACGGCTGACCAGCAAAACCCCGCCGCTGCCGGCCGACCTACCGTACTTTATGGCGCTGGTGGCTAAAGGCTCGCAGGTATTGCTTTACGCCTTAATGATTGCCATGCCGCTTATCGGCTGGCTGATGCTAAGCGCTGGCGGCTACCCGGTCAGCTTGGGTGGCGGTATTGCCTTGCCTGACTTGGTGGATAAATCCGACAGCCTTTATGCCCTGCTACGGCCCTTGCACACCGAACTGGCTTATTGCCTGCTGCTGTTGGTGCTTGGCCATTTAGGCGCCGCCCTGTTCCATGGCCTTATTCGCCGCGACGGAGTATTGGCCAGCATGACCTTTTCCCGAAAATCCTGA
- a CDS encoding catalase family peroxidase — MNFSSTWQRWAIIALAVAIPALVFAYVAGWLAPQRLTPGKFVNQLETDGGVHPGMRRNHTKGLCVSGYFVSNGNGERLSSAPLFSPGQYPVTGRFSLPGGNPHGDDAKAAPRALGLRINAGLGQQWRMAMLSSPVFLVATPQAFFTLLKDKAPDPATGKPDGAKIAAFFKAHPETAPFLKWAKEHKRSDSFASTPFNSLDSFVFTNNKGQSHFVRWRFLPQTAFAPQPADAGNDFLFNDIAKRLEQGPVKWQLQVQVANPGDPVLDATKAWPAARQHIDVGTLVLTRSQSQDTGACGDLNFDPTILPSGMAPSDDPLLPARSAVYSNDFTRRLGERAKMEKQS; from the coding sequence ATGAACTTCAGCTCCACCTGGCAGCGCTGGGCCATTATCGCCCTAGCTGTTGCTATTCCCGCCCTGGTCTTTGCCTATGTGGCAGGCTGGTTGGCGCCACAGCGTTTAACGCCGGGAAAATTCGTCAATCAGTTAGAAACCGATGGTGGTGTCCACCCAGGTATGCGGCGTAACCATACCAAAGGGCTTTGTGTAAGCGGCTATTTTGTCAGTAATGGCAACGGCGAGCGGCTTTCCAGTGCACCCCTATTTAGCCCAGGCCAATACCCGGTAACCGGCCGTTTTTCGCTGCCGGGCGGTAACCCGCACGGTGACGATGCCAAGGCCGCGCCCAGGGCCCTTGGTCTGCGCATTAATGCGGGGCTGGGCCAGCAGTGGCGAATGGCCATGTTGTCGTCGCCGGTATTTTTAGTCGCTACCCCGCAAGCTTTCTTCACACTGTTAAAAGACAAGGCTCCCGATCCGGCCACCGGCAAACCGGACGGCGCCAAAATTGCCGCCTTTTTTAAGGCGCACCCGGAAACAGCGCCTTTTTTAAAATGGGCCAAAGAGCACAAACGTTCTGACAGCTTTGCCAGCACGCCCTTTAACAGCCTCGACAGCTTTGTGTTTACCAACAATAAAGGCCAAAGCCATTTTGTGCGCTGGCGCTTTTTGCCGCAAACCGCTTTCGCTCCACAGCCCGCAGACGCAGGCAATGATTTTCTCTTTAACGATATTGCCAAGCGCCTGGAGCAAGGGCCGGTGAAATGGCAACTGCAAGTGCAGGTTGCCAACCCAGGCGACCCGGTACTGGATGCCACCAAGGCCTGGCCCGCTGCTCGCCAGCATATTGATGTGGGCACCCTGGTGCTCACCCGCAGCCAATCACAAGATACCGGCGCTTGTGGCGACTTAAATTTTGACCCCACCATACTGCCGTCGGGGATGGCGCCGTCTGACGACCCACTACTGCCGGCTCGCTCGGCCGTTTACTCCAACGATTTTACTCGCCGCCTCGGTGAACGCGCCAAGATGGAGAAGCAATCATGA
- a CDS encoding RNA polymerase sigma factor — protein MNDIDQLLTAQLPGLRRFALSLSKSPFDADDLVQTTVEKAIAGWDKKHNDGELRSWLFAILYRHFIDGQRRQSRFGKLLQLFSSEEPQSASLEQHLDQHHSLALFAQLPEAQRSILLLVSVEGMSYQQVSETLAVPIGTVMSRLSRARQAYRSLLEDKPVSMDTTLRVVK, from the coding sequence ATGAACGACATCGATCAATTACTTACCGCGCAGCTCCCCGGCTTAAGGCGCTTTGCGCTGTCACTGAGCAAGAGCCCTTTTGATGCTGACGATCTGGTACAGACGACGGTAGAAAAGGCCATTGCCGGTTGGGACAAAAAGCATAACGACGGCGAGCTACGTTCCTGGCTGTTTGCTATTTTGTATCGCCACTTTATCGACGGTCAGCGCCGCCAGAGCCGTTTTGGTAAGTTACTGCAGCTCTTTAGTAGTGAAGAGCCACAAAGTGCTTCTTTAGAGCAGCATTTGGACCAGCACCACAGCCTGGCGCTGTTTGCCCAATTGCCCGAGGCGCAGCGCAGCATCTTGCTATTGGTATCGGTTGAAGGCATGAGTTATCAGCAGGTTAGCGAAACGCTGGCGGTGCCCATTGGCACCGTGATGTCGCGGCTTTCCCGGGCTCGCCAAGCGTATAGATCACTGCTGGAAGATAAACCGGTATCAATGGATACCACCTTGAGGGTCGTAAAATGA
- a CDS encoding anti-sigma factor family protein translates to MKPTEQQLHAFIDGELDPQQRPWVQAYLATHPEEQARLAAFKNDASELRSAFDATASALPKGPDVAAIRRQRRQNNRRRFATAAALVLALGAGWLAGSQYQDRRYQAMVPPMNDAVEAYRLFSNTPDQNVSQSELDGWFDEHFKGASLPPQLADYGLKRVAAKLMATAEGPAAMVLYRNGKGQTLLYFIRPPGPNHHMLPDGQRQDGSLLARYWSDKAFNYALVSLHDNPLVPKSPFGGV, encoded by the coding sequence ATGAAGCCAACAGAGCAGCAACTTCACGCGTTCATTGATGGCGAGCTGGATCCGCAGCAACGGCCTTGGGTGCAAGCCTATTTAGCCACCCATCCCGAAGAGCAAGCGCGGCTGGCTGCCTTTAAAAACGATGCCAGTGAGCTTCGTAGTGCCTTCGATGCCACCGCCAGTGCCTTACCCAAAGGGCCGGATGTGGCCGCCATTCGCCGCCAGCGGCGGCAAAATAACCGGCGCCGCTTTGCCACTGCCGCCGCTTTGGTGTTGGCGTTGGGGGCCGGGTGGTTGGCCGGCAGCCAGTATCAGGACCGCCGCTATCAAGCCATGGTGCCGCCGATGAATGATGCGGTAGAGGCGTACCGGTTGTTCAGTAACACCCCTGACCAGAATGTCAGCCAAAGTGAGCTTGATGGCTGGTTTGACGAGCATTTTAAAGGGGCCAGTTTGCCGCCGCAGCTGGCCGACTACGGCCTTAAACGGGTGGCGGCCAAACTCATGGCTACCGCCGAAGGGCCGGCAGCCATGGTGCTGTATCGCAACGGCAAGGGCCAGACATTGTTGTACTTCATTCGCCCGCCTGGGCCCAACCACCACATGCTGCCCGATGGCCAGCGCCAAGACGGCAGCCTGTTGGCCCGCTATTGGTCCGACAAGGCGTTTAATTACGCGCTAGTGAGCCTGCACGACAATCCCTTGGTGCCCAAGTCGCCCTTTGGCGGGGTGTAA
- a CDS encoding LysR substrate-binding domain-containing protein produces the protein MDDGITLKKLDIFLTFMRTGTLAEAAEQLGLSGVSVHRAIHSLEEALKCPLFRQEGRLLVPLPSAQVLAEQGQQLVAALDDTIKAVRETAGVYSNQFKLGALYSLTLGTVPQLIAGLKLRKGELNIELTLNSNTQLFNKLKALELDVILVALEPGFEEPDFITLPLYQDDICLAVPPDSPLQKLVQTNLDNLNDATFVTLAKGFATTDDSFRAFNKAGMTPNVVMQVSDIFSLISMVSAGVGLALLPRRVEAVFENKIRLIPLAPDCRVTQQISMVCLASRERDPRILSCIAECRSYARKMAT, from the coding sequence GTGGACGACGGCATCACCCTTAAAAAGCTCGATATTTTCCTGACCTTTATGCGCACCGGCACCTTGGCAGAAGCGGCCGAGCAACTGGGGTTAAGCGGGGTGAGTGTGCACAGAGCCATTCACTCCCTGGAAGAAGCCTTAAAGTGCCCGCTGTTTCGCCAAGAAGGCAGGCTGCTGGTGCCACTGCCCAGTGCCCAGGTGTTGGCTGAACAAGGCCAGCAGCTGGTGGCAGCTTTGGATGACACCATAAAAGCGGTGCGCGAAACCGCCGGGGTTTATTCCAACCAGTTCAAACTGGGCGCCCTTTATTCGCTGACCCTAGGCACGGTGCCGCAGCTCATTGCCGGGCTTAAGCTTCGCAAGGGCGAGCTGAATATCGAGCTGACCTTAAATTCCAACACCCAGCTTTTTAATAAGCTCAAGGCCCTGGAGCTGGACGTGATTCTGGTGGCCTTGGAGCCCGGTTTTGAAGAGCCCGACTTTATTACCCTGCCACTCTACCAAGACGACATCTGCCTGGCGGTGCCGCCCGACTCGCCGCTGCAAAAGCTGGTGCAAACCAACCTCGATAACCTCAACGACGCAACCTTTGTCACCCTGGCCAAGGGCTTTGCCACCACCGATGACAGCTTCCGCGCTTTTAATAAAGCCGGCATGACGCCAAACGTGGTGATGCAGGTTTCGGATATTTTTTCGCTCATTAGCATGGTCAGCGCCGGTGTGGGCCTGGCACTACTACCACGACGGGTAGAAGCGGTATTTGAAAACAAAATTCGCCTCATTCCCCTGGCCCCCGACTGCCGGGTCACCCAGCAAATATCCATGGTTTGCTTGGCTAGCCGCGAACGCGACCCACGCATTTTAAGCTGCATTGCCGAATGCCGAAGCTACGCCAGGAAAATGGCGACCTAG
- the madM gene encoding malonate transporter subunit MadM, which yields MFEALEKVSNTYSMVVGFAVIGLVMWLSYWLSAKLTSGRIHGSAIAILCGLVLAYVGGVISGGKHGLVDLPLLSGIGIVGGTMLRDFAIVATGFGVNVQELKKAGISGVVALLLGVLSSFVAGVAVAMAFGYTDAVSLTTIGAGAVTYIVGPVTGAAIGASSEVMALSIAAGLVKSILVMVSTPFVAKYIGLNNPRTAVLFGGLMGTSSGVAAGLAATDPKLVPYGCLTAAFYTAAGCLLGPSLLFMAMLAITGHH from the coding sequence ATGTTTGAAGCCTTAGAAAAGGTGTCTAACACCTACAGCATGGTGGTGGGCTTTGCCGTTATCGGTTTGGTGATGTGGCTGTCGTATTGGCTGTCGGCCAAGCTGACCTCGGGCCGCATCCACGGTAGCGCCATTGCCATTCTTTGCGGTTTGGTACTGGCCTATGTCGGTGGCGTGATTAGCGGCGGTAAGCACGGTTTGGTAGACCTGCCACTGCTGAGCGGCATCGGCATTGTCGGTGGCACCATGCTCAGAGACTTTGCCATTGTTGCTACCGGCTTCGGGGTGAATGTGCAGGAGCTTAAAAAGGCGGGGATCTCCGGGGTAGTGGCGCTGCTGCTAGGCGTGTTGTCCTCCTTTGTCGCGGGGGTAGCGGTGGCGATGGCCTTTGGCTACACCGATGCAGTTAGTCTGACCACCATCGGCGCGGGCGCTGTAACCTACATTGTGGGCCCGGTCACCGGCGCCGCTATTGGTGCCAGTTCAGAGGTCATGGCGCTGTCGATTGCCGCCGGTTTGGTGAAATCTATTCTGGTGATGGTGTCCACCCCCTTTGTGGCCAAATACATCGGCCTTAACAACCCGCGCACCGCCGTGCTGTTTGGCGGCTTAATGGGTACTTCCAGCGGCGTGGCCGCGGGCCTTGCTGCTACCGACCCGAAATTGGTGCCCTACGGCTGCTTAACTGCCGCCTTTTATACCGCTGCCGGTTGTTTGCTGGGGCCGTCGCTGCTGTTTATGGCAATGCTGGCCATCACCGGCCACCACTAA
- the madL gene encoding malonate transporter subunit MadL, whose translation MIIYGVTLLAVCTLLGVAIGQILGTLIGIPANVGGVGIAMILLVLVGSALQKRGVLDIKSEQGIEFFSAIYIPVVVAMAAKQNVYGALTGGPMAITAGVAAVVIGFALVPVLDRWGREKHAQSETTVSQTKERSHV comes from the coding sequence ATGATCATCTACGGCGTGACTTTACTGGCGGTATGCACCCTGCTGGGTGTCGCCATCGGCCAGATCCTTGGCACTCTCATCGGCATCCCCGCCAATGTCGGCGGCGTGGGTATTGCCATGATTTTGCTGGTGCTGGTGGGCAGTGCCCTGCAAAAACGTGGGGTTTTAGATATTAAAAGCGAACAGGGCATTGAGTTCTTCAGTGCCATTTATATCCCGGTGGTGGTGGCCATGGCGGCCAAGCAAAACGTCTATGGCGCACTCACCGGTGGCCCTATGGCCATTACCGCCGGAGTGGCGGCAGTGGTTATCGGCTTTGCCTTGGTGCCGGTGCTGGACCGTTGGGGGCGGGAAAAGCACGCGCAATCAGAAACAACCGTGAGCCAAACCAAGGAGCGCAGCCATGTTTGA